From a single Pleurodeles waltl isolate 20211129_DDA chromosome 10, aPleWal1.hap1.20221129, whole genome shotgun sequence genomic region:
- the LOC138262353 gene encoding olfactory receptor 10A2-like — protein MGHVNQTSVSEFIILGFTGSPEIRFLLFIIFSIAYLITIMGNATVMLVLHVDPSLHTPMYFFLRNLSFLEICYSSVTVPKMLTNLLAEDKTISFIGCATQMHFLLSLGTTECFLLAVMAYDRYTAICHPLHYPLLMNKRLCQGLAAGCWASGTLLSIANTSFIFTLPFCGPNIINHFFCDIPPVLELACADTSANEVTTFVFCVVIILTPFLLTLTSYALVASTVLKIRSVEGQRRAFSTCAAHLTSATLFYGTASFMYLQPKASYSLEVDKLLALFYSVMTPMLNPLIYTLRNKEVMGSLRRISSKLSAAKKQQK, from the coding sequence ATGGGGCATGTGAACCAGACCTCCGTGTCAGAATTTATCATCTTAGGCTTTACTGGTTCCCCTGAGATCCGCTTCCTACTTTTCATCATCTTCTCGATTGCCTACCTCATCACTATAATGGGAAATGCCACAGTGATGTTAGTCCTGCATGTAGACCCCAGCCTACACACCCCAATGTATTTCTTCCTCCGCAACCTGTCATTTCTGGAGATCTGCTATTCATCAGTCACAGTGCCCAAGATGTTGACCAACCTCTTGGCAGAGGACAAGACTATCTCGTTCATTGGCTGTGCCACCCAAATGCACTTCTTGCTGTCCTTGGGCACAACCGAATGTTTCCTCTTGGCTGTAATGGCATACGACAGGTACACAGCCATATGCCACCCCTTGCACTACCCTCTTCTTATGAACAAGAGACTGTGCCAGGGTCTGGCTGCCGGATGTTGGGCCAGTGGTACCCTGCTCTCAATAGCCAACACATCGTTTATCTTTACATTGCCATTCTGTggacccaacatcatcaaccatttCTTTTGCGACATCCCTCCTGTCCTGGAGTTGGCATGCGCGGATACATCTGCTAATGAAGTTACAACCTTTGTTTTCTGTGTGGTCATTATTCTCACCCCCTTTCTACTCACCCTCACCTCCTATGCCCTAGTGGCCTCCACAGTTCTGAAGATACGTTCTGTTGAGGGGCAACGTCGTGCCTTCTCCACCTGCGCTGCCCacctgacttctgccacactttTTTATGGTACTGCCTCATTCATGTACCTGCAACCCAAGGCCAGCTATTCCCTTGAGGTGGACAAACTACTGGCTCTGTTTTACAGTGTCATGACCCCAATGCTAAACCCACTGATCTACACTCTGAGGAACAAGGAAGTGATGGGGTCCCTGCGGAGGATCAGTAGCAAGCTGTCAGCTGCAAAGAAGCAGCaaaaatga